The following are encoded together in the Pectobacterium wasabiae CFBP 3304 genome:
- a CDS encoding CsgG/HfaB family protein, whose amino-acid sequence MNKKVVLCSVFMSAALLSGCATESSRTVEAQKVTSHSTPYQGVRSPISIGKFENRSNYMNGIFSDGVDRLGNQSKTILVSHLQQSGRFNVLDRTNMEELKAEAGIKGQTQTLKGASYVITGDVTEFGRKEVGDHQLWGILGRGKTQVAYAKTTLNVVNVQTSEVVYSVQGAGEYTLSNREIIGFGGTASYDSTLNGKVLDLAIREAVNNLVAGIESGAWRPAN is encoded by the coding sequence ATGAATAAAAAAGTCGTTCTATGTTCTGTATTCATGTCAGCCGCGCTATTGAGCGGATGTGCTACAGAGTCTTCCCGTACCGTAGAAGCCCAAAAAGTCACTTCTCACAGTACGCCTTATCAGGGTGTTCGCAGTCCGATTTCCATCGGAAAATTTGAAAACCGCTCTAACTACATGAATGGTATTTTTTCTGATGGCGTTGACCGTTTAGGTAATCAATCCAAGACCATTCTTGTTAGCCATCTTCAACAGAGCGGCCGCTTTAATGTGCTGGATCGCACCAATATGGAAGAGCTGAAAGCGGAAGCGGGTATTAAAGGGCAAACGCAGACGCTGAAAGGCGCAAGCTATGTGATTACCGGCGATGTGACCGAGTTTGGCCGCAAAGAAGTGGGTGACCATCAGTTGTGGGGCATCCTTGGTCGCGGTAAAACACAGGTTGCTTACGCAAAAACCACGTTGAATGTGGTGAACGTACAAACGTCTGAAGTGGTGTATTCCGTACAGGGTGCGGGCGAATACACGTTGTCCAACCGTGAAATTATCGGGTTTGGTGGCACAGCCAGCTATGATTCGACGCTGAATGGTAAAGTTCTGGATTTGGCTATTCGTGAAGCCGTCAATAATCTGGTTGCAGGAATTGAAAGCGGTGCCTGGCGCCCAGCGAACTAA
- the aegA gene encoding formate-dependent uric acid utilization protein AegA → MNRFVIASTQDCMGCHACEIACVISHNDERYPESTAVFQPRIKAFNTPKLRAAVTCRHCEDAPCASVCPTQALIRKDNSIQLVQEKCIGCKSCVLACPFGAMSMVTNPMNSSTIAHKCDLCADRPEGQACVEACPTQALQLVSEQTLAARRQEKQQVMAQRSAAHWQRETPVVKALTLNPLSKRKNWPRRDAEKKPLTQRTSTFDEIYHGFSVQQTEDQADRCLSCGKRAICEWTCPLHNNIPELLSLAKQGRILEAVELSHQTSSLPEICGRVCPQDRLCEGACTLGKEYGAITIGNVERYITDTAMEMGWSPDMTHVVPSGKRAAIVGAGPAGLACADVLARNGVQAVVFDRHPEIGGLLTFGIPSFKLDKDVLIHRREVFSSMGIDFQLNTEVGKDISLAQLLDDYDTVFLGVGTYRSMKANIDNEDAPGVFDALPFLIANTKHVMGLPELDDEPYISMAGKRVVVLGGGDTAMDCLRTSVRQGAISVTCAYRRDEANMPGSKKEVKNSREEGVEFMFNVQPQKICLNEHGEVCGISLVRTELGEPDASGRRRPRPIPGSEFVQPAEAVITAFGFQSHSMPWLEEADVGLDNWGYITAPLDSQIPCQTNHPRIFAGGDAVRGADLVVTAIADGRKAALGMIATMGLTAVTGALPAHPQHHEINTVREEVRS, encoded by the coding sequence ATGAACCGATTTGTTATTGCCAGTACTCAAGACTGTATGGGATGCCATGCATGTGAAATCGCCTGTGTGATTTCACACAATGACGAGCGCTATCCAGAGAGTACCGCGGTATTTCAGCCCAGAATCAAGGCATTCAATACGCCAAAGCTTCGGGCTGCCGTGACATGCCGCCACTGTGAAGATGCCCCCTGTGCAAGCGTATGCCCAACACAGGCCTTGATCAGAAAAGACAATAGCATTCAGCTCGTTCAGGAAAAGTGCATCGGCTGCAAAAGCTGTGTACTGGCTTGCCCGTTCGGCGCAATGTCGATGGTGACAAACCCTATGAACAGCAGCACCATCGCGCATAAATGCGATCTCTGCGCCGACCGCCCAGAAGGACAAGCGTGTGTGGAAGCCTGCCCAACGCAGGCATTGCAGTTAGTCAGTGAACAAACGTTAGCAGCCCGTCGCCAAGAGAAACAGCAGGTGATGGCACAACGTTCCGCCGCACATTGGCAGCGTGAAACGCCCGTGGTGAAAGCACTGACGCTCAACCCACTCAGTAAAAGGAAAAACTGGCCGCGCCGGGATGCAGAGAAAAAACCGCTGACGCAGAGAACCTCCACGTTTGATGAAATCTATCATGGCTTCTCTGTGCAGCAGACAGAAGATCAGGCTGATCGCTGCCTTTCCTGTGGCAAACGCGCGATCTGCGAGTGGACCTGTCCGCTGCATAATAATATTCCCGAATTGCTGAGCCTGGCAAAGCAAGGTCGCATTCTTGAAGCAGTCGAGCTCTCGCATCAAACCAGCAGCCTGCCGGAAATCTGTGGTCGGGTATGCCCGCAGGACCGGTTATGCGAAGGGGCTTGTACGCTGGGCAAAGAATATGGCGCGATCACCATCGGCAACGTTGAGCGCTACATTACCGACACCGCGATGGAAATGGGCTGGTCTCCCGATATGACACATGTCGTTCCCAGCGGAAAGCGTGCTGCGATCGTCGGAGCTGGCCCGGCTGGGCTAGCCTGTGCCGATGTGTTGGCACGTAATGGCGTGCAGGCCGTCGTGTTCGATCGTCACCCGGAAATTGGTGGCCTGCTCACGTTCGGGATCCCGTCATTCAAACTGGACAAAGACGTCCTGATCCATCGTCGTGAAGTGTTCAGCTCTATGGGAATCGACTTCCAGTTGAATACCGAAGTGGGGAAAGACATTTCTCTGGCTCAACTTCTGGACGACTATGACACCGTGTTCCTCGGCGTGGGCACCTACCGCTCCATGAAAGCCAACATTGATAATGAAGATGCTCCCGGCGTTTTTGATGCGCTCCCCTTCTTGATCGCCAATACCAAGCACGTTATGGGGCTACCTGAATTAGACGATGAGCCCTATATCTCGATGGCCGGCAAACGCGTCGTGGTGCTCGGCGGTGGGGACACTGCGATGGACTGCCTACGCACGTCCGTTCGGCAAGGTGCGATATCCGTAACCTGCGCCTATCGCCGTGATGAAGCCAATATGCCCGGCTCGAAAAAAGAGGTTAAAAACTCCCGCGAAGAAGGCGTGGAGTTCATGTTTAACGTTCAGCCACAGAAAATCTGCCTCAATGAACACGGCGAGGTATGCGGTATTAGTCTGGTTCGAACCGAACTGGGCGAGCCTGATGCCAGCGGCCGTCGTCGTCCGCGCCCGATTCCTGGTTCGGAATTCGTTCAGCCGGCAGAAGCCGTGATAACCGCATTTGGTTTTCAGTCACACAGTATGCCGTGGCTGGAAGAGGCTGACGTCGGTCTGGATAATTGGGGATACATCACCGCCCCGCTCGATAGTCAGATACCTTGCCAGACCAATCATCCGCGTATTTTCGCGGGTGGTGATGCCGTGCGCGGCGCCGATCTGGTGGTTACCGCCATTGCTGATGGGCGAAAAGCTGCATTGGGGATGATTGCGACGATGGGGCTGACCGCCGTCACGGGTGCTCTTCCCGCACACCCGCAACACCACGAAATAAACACAGTCCGCGAGGAGGTCCGCTCATGA
- a CDS encoding 4Fe-4S binding protein has translation MNQFVIAEAEKCIGCRTCEIACAVAHSGGQSAQLRPSHFFPRLKVIKSASVSVPVLCRQCENAPCASVCPNDALVRDRDSIQVIQSRCIGCKSCVVACPFGAINVVTKASNDESTQSEVHKCDLCVDVAPSPSCVSVCPTSALRLVTADELRKQTLEKQQRSALGWPNH, from the coding sequence ATGAATCAATTTGTTATCGCCGAAGCAGAAAAATGTATCGGTTGTCGGACTTGTGAGATCGCCTGCGCAGTCGCGCATAGCGGTGGTCAAAGTGCACAACTGCGGCCGTCTCACTTCTTTCCCCGTCTGAAAGTGATTAAAAGTGCCAGCGTCAGCGTACCTGTTCTGTGCCGCCAGTGTGAGAACGCCCCCTGTGCCAGCGTGTGCCCAAATGACGCGCTAGTGCGCGATCGGGATAGCATTCAGGTTATTCAGTCCCGCTGCATCGGCTGCAAAAGCTGTGTCGTCGCCTGTCCCTTCGGTGCCATCAATGTGGTAACGAAAGCCTCAAATGACGAGAGTACGCAAAGTGAAGTCCACAAATGCGACTTATGCGTCGATGTAGCCCCGAGCCCTTCCTGCGTCAGCGTGTGCCCGACGTCAGCGCTTCGGTTAGTGACTGCAGATGAGTTGCGCAAGCAGACGTTGGAAAAACAGCAGCGTTCCGCATTGGGGTGGCCGAACCATTAA
- a CDS encoding 4'-phosphopantetheinyl transferase family protein, producing the protein MTCHFVRWTSTEALPDLQRLPDRLISSTQGFSTKRRERYLKSRALLAEMMFYFFGYPLLPTLLVSPEGRPYFADPNLPNFSIGYAGNTIAILLSEEGSVGMDIEIVHVRPTNQTVPQTQAEQAWIDAQRDPLEAATQLCTIRQSLVKMPGANSHLPHNLKLHPASGRLRSTYTPAVEVMSDVDDYLAWACAHIPTLNRLVMWKYTSASGMRKSGEILQQQRQSVRYMKLTSHTIEKVTSTASQ; encoded by the coding sequence ATGACCTGCCATTTTGTCAGGTGGACAAGCACGGAAGCGCTTCCTGACTTACAAAGACTGCCTGATAGGCTCATTTCATCGACACAAGGTTTTTCAACCAAACGCCGCGAGCGTTATCTGAAAAGTCGAGCGCTGTTGGCTGAGATGATGTTCTATTTTTTCGGTTATCCGCTGTTGCCCACGCTGCTGGTGTCCCCTGAAGGACGCCCTTATTTTGCCGATCCTAATCTGCCCAATTTCAGCATCGGCTATGCAGGAAATACGATTGCTATCCTCCTGAGCGAAGAGGGAAGCGTCGGTATGGATATCGAAATCGTTCATGTCAGGCCAACGAACCAGACCGTTCCACAGACGCAGGCTGAACAGGCGTGGATTGACGCTCAGCGCGACCCCCTGGAAGCGGCAACACAATTATGCACCATCCGCCAGTCGCTGGTAAAAATGCCTGGCGCAAACAGCCATCTTCCCCATAACCTCAAACTTCACCCCGCTTCCGGCAGGCTACGTTCAACCTACACGCCAGCCGTAGAAGTGATGAGCGATGTTGATGATTATCTTGCATGGGCCTGCGCCCATATCCCCACGCTTAACCGACTCGTCATGTGGAAATACACATCGGCATCGGGCATGAGAAAGTCGGGGGAAATCCTACAGCAGCAGCGCCAGTCTGTACGCTATATGAAATTAACCAGCCATACGATAGAAAAAGTCACCTCTACCGCATCACAGTAA
- a CDS encoding NCS2 family permease, which yields MNKSQPGSATEQGLLERVFKLKQHGTTARTETIAGFTTFLTMVYIVFVNPQILGAAGMDTKAVFVTTCLIAAFGSILMGLLANLPVALAPAMGLNAFFAFVVVGAMGLPWQVAMGAIFWGAIGFLLLTLFQIRYWMIANIPLSLRLGIASGIGLFIAMMGLKNAGIIVPSPATLVTIGDLTSHSVLLGALGFFIIVALASRNIHAAVLISIVVTTSIGLLLGDVTFSGVFSMPPSVTSVVGQVDLAGALNLGMSGIIFSFMLVNLFDSSGTLIGVTDKAGLVDARGKFPRMKQALYVDSISSVAGSFIGTSSVTAYVESSSGVSVGGRTGLTAVVVGLLFLLVIFLSPLAGMVPAYAAAGALIYVGVLMTSSLARVKWDDLTEAVPAFITAVMMPFSFSITEGIALGFISYCVMKLATGRWREISPCVVVVALLFLLKIVFIDAH from the coding sequence ATGAATAAATCACAACCCGGTTCTGCTACCGAGCAGGGCCTGCTGGAGCGCGTGTTTAAACTTAAACAACACGGCACGACAGCACGAACGGAAACGATTGCTGGTTTCACGACGTTTTTGACGATGGTCTATATCGTTTTTGTTAACCCGCAGATTCTGGGTGCCGCGGGGATGGACACCAAAGCGGTCTTTGTGACCACCTGTTTGATTGCGGCATTCGGCAGTATTTTAATGGGACTGCTGGCTAACCTGCCTGTCGCGCTGGCTCCGGCTATGGGGCTGAATGCATTTTTCGCTTTTGTCGTCGTAGGGGCGATGGGGCTGCCATGGCAGGTGGCGATGGGGGCTATTTTCTGGGGCGCAATCGGTTTCCTGTTGCTGACGCTCTTTCAGATTCGTTACTGGATGATCGCCAATATCCCGCTTAGCCTACGTCTGGGGATCGCCAGCGGTATTGGGCTGTTCATCGCGATGATGGGCCTGAAAAATGCTGGCATTATCGTTCCCAGCCCTGCAACGCTGGTGACGATTGGTGACCTGACGTCGCACAGCGTGCTGTTGGGGGCTTTGGGCTTTTTCATCATTGTGGCGTTGGCTTCACGTAATATTCATGCTGCGGTGCTGATTTCCATCGTTGTAACCACCTCAATCGGCCTGCTGCTGGGCGATGTGACCTTTTCTGGCGTGTTCTCAATGCCGCCAAGCGTAACGTCCGTGGTGGGTCAGGTTGATCTGGCGGGCGCGCTGAACCTCGGGATGTCCGGCATTATTTTCTCCTTCATGCTGGTGAACCTGTTTGACTCCTCCGGCACGCTAATCGGTGTGACGGACAAAGCGGGTCTGGTGGATGCTCGCGGTAAATTCCCGCGTATGAAGCAGGCGCTGTATGTCGATAGCATCAGTTCTGTGGCTGGATCGTTTATCGGGACATCATCCGTCACGGCGTATGTTGAAAGCTCTTCGGGTGTATCCGTGGGGGGGCGTACCGGCCTGACTGCTGTCGTCGTGGGTCTGTTGTTCCTGCTGGTGATCTTCCTGTCACCGCTGGCGGGTATGGTGCCTGCCTATGCGGCGGCTGGCGCACTGATTTACGTGGGTGTATTGATGACGTCCAGCCTGGCACGCGTGAAGTGGGACGATCTGACCGAAGCTGTTCCGGCTTTTATTACTGCGGTGATGATGCCGTTCAGCTTCTCGATTACCGAAGGGATCGCGCTGGGCTTCATTTCTTACTGTGTGATGAAGCTGGCGACAGGCCGCTGGCGTGAAATCAGCCCTTGTGTGGTGGTGGTTGCGCTGTTGTTCCTGTTGAAAATCGTGTTTATCGACGCGCATTAA
- the yieH gene encoding 6-phosphogluconate phosphatase, which translates to MPRIECVFFDCDGTLVDSEVLCCQAYVNIFIPYGVNLSLEEVIKTYKGVKLYEIIARISQQYGLTVSVEDAERHFRQEVKRLFDESLQPIEGARELVQSITVPMAVVSNGPVSKMQHSLGLTHMLDLFGDHLYSGYDLKKWKPDPAVLYHAAEQLQLPIEHCILVEDSAAGAQAGIAAGIPVFYYCADPHNQPIHHPLVTMFDDMRELPQIWREKGWNITAQ; encoded by the coding sequence ATGCCCCGTATTGAATGCGTCTTCTTCGACTGTGATGGCACGTTGGTTGATAGCGAAGTGCTGTGTTGTCAGGCTTATGTGAATATCTTCATCCCGTATGGGGTGAACTTATCGCTGGAGGAGGTGATAAAAACCTACAAGGGCGTGAAGCTGTACGAGATTATTGCCCGCATCAGCCAGCAGTATGGCTTAACCGTCTCGGTAGAAGACGCGGAGCGTCATTTCCGGCAAGAGGTGAAGCGTCTGTTCGATGAGTCCCTGCAACCTATCGAGGGCGCACGTGAATTAGTGCAGTCCATCACCGTCCCAATGGCCGTGGTTTCCAACGGTCCGGTCAGTAAGATGCAGCATTCACTCGGCCTGACGCACATGCTCGATCTGTTTGGCGACCATCTTTATAGCGGCTACGATCTGAAAAAATGGAAACCCGATCCAGCGGTGCTGTATCACGCCGCCGAGCAGTTACAGCTTCCAATTGAACACTGCATTCTGGTTGAAGATTCCGCCGCAGGAGCACAGGCGGGCATCGCTGCGGGTATTCCGGTGTTCTATTACTGCGCCGACCCGCACAACCAGCCGATTCATCACCCGCTGGTCACCATGTTCGACGACATGCGCGAGCTGCCGCAGATCTGGCGTGAAAAAGGCTGGAATATCACCGCACAATAA
- a CDS encoding amino acid ABC transporter permease, with protein sequence MDFTVIIDNIDYLMWGSFPDGPLGGAALTLVMSLLAGVASAVLGTILGVALAMSRGGWSALLAMVLGFFRAIPVIMLIFWTYFLLPIVFGVDIPEITTVVCALALIASAYLAHGVKAGIVAIGRGQWQAGLSLGLSRWQVLWQIVLPQALRMMVPSFINQWISLIKDTSLAYIVGVGELTFLATQVNNCSMVYPMEVFLFVALVYFVLCLSLELLANRVNARFNQQEKQPKRRLLWWRNKPA encoded by the coding sequence ATGGATTTTACCGTTATCATCGATAACATCGACTATTTGATGTGGGGTTCATTCCCGGATGGTCCGCTGGGCGGCGCGGCGCTGACGTTGGTGATGAGCCTGTTGGCGGGCGTAGCATCTGCCGTGCTAGGCACGATTTTGGGCGTGGCGCTGGCGATGTCGCGAGGCGGGTGGAGCGCGCTGTTGGCGATGGTGCTCGGGTTCTTCCGGGCGATCCCCGTCATCATGCTGATTTTCTGGACGTACTTCCTGTTACCGATCGTTTTTGGCGTCGATATCCCTGAAATCACTACCGTGGTTTGTGCGCTGGCGCTGATCGCTTCGGCGTATCTGGCACATGGCGTGAAAGCCGGTATTGTCGCGATTGGGCGCGGTCAGTGGCAGGCTGGGCTATCGTTGGGGCTGAGTCGCTGGCAGGTGCTGTGGCAGATCGTCCTACCGCAGGCACTGCGGATGATGGTGCCTTCCTTCATTAATCAATGGATCTCCCTGATTAAAGACACGTCACTGGCCTACATTGTCGGGGTTGGCGAGTTGACGTTTCTTGCTACGCAGGTCAATAACTGCAGTATGGTCTACCCGATGGAAGTTTTCCTGTTTGTCGCGTTGGTCTACTTTGTGCTTTGCCTGTCTCTGGAGTTGCTGGCTAACCGGGTTAACGCCCGTTTTAACCAGCAGGAAAAACAGCCGAAGCGTCGTCTGCTGTGGTGGCGGAATAAGCCAGCCTGA
- a CDS encoding amino acid ABC transporter permease — MDTALQSLESWLLAPQYLTWLWHGFLITLGISSGTVVLSTVLGFLLAAARDSQIHVLRGVVVAYSSLFRNTPLLVQLFFWYFGAGQLFPSEMMQWLNTPHVISLLGTTLAWPSFEFLAGLAGLTLYSSAFIAEEIRSGIRGVARGQKYAAQALGLTGWQSMRYVVLPQALKIALPPLLGQYMNIVKNSSLTMAIGVAELSYASRQVETETLRTFQAFGVATVLYIMIIAVMEGWGMWRQQRSLAERH, encoded by the coding sequence ATGGATACGGCGCTGCAATCGCTTGAGTCGTGGCTGTTGGCTCCTCAATATCTCACCTGGCTGTGGCACGGTTTCCTGATCACGCTGGGTATTTCCTCCGGTACGGTTGTTCTGTCTACGGTATTGGGCTTTCTGCTGGCAGCGGCCAGAGACAGCCAGATTCATGTGTTGCGTGGCGTGGTAGTGGCATATAGCTCGCTATTTCGTAATACGCCGCTGCTGGTGCAGTTGTTTTTCTGGTATTTCGGTGCCGGACAGCTTTTCCCCTCAGAGATGATGCAGTGGCTGAACACCCCTCATGTTATCTCGTTGTTGGGTACGACATTAGCATGGCCTTCTTTTGAGTTTTTGGCCGGATTGGCAGGGCTGACGCTCTACTCCAGCGCGTTCATTGCGGAAGAGATCCGCTCCGGTATTCGTGGCGTGGCGCGTGGGCAGAAGTATGCCGCGCAGGCTCTGGGGTTAACGGGCTGGCAATCCATGCGTTACGTGGTGCTGCCGCAGGCGCTAAAAATTGCTTTGCCACCGCTGCTTGGGCAGTACATGAATATTGTCAAAAACTCATCACTAACGATGGCGATTGGCGTCGCTGAATTATCTTACGCCTCGCGTCAGGTGGAGACGGAAACCTTGCGCACGTTTCAGGCGTTTGGCGTGGCGACGGTGTTGTACATCATGATTATTGCGGTGATGGAAGGCTGGGGCATGTGGCGCCAGCAGCGTAGTCTGGCGGAGAGGCACTGA
- a CDS encoding ABC transporter substrate-binding protein: MKKQILTVALLAGLASVSGAAQADKLDDIQKAGVVKIAVFDSNPPFGYVDPQSKKLVGYDVDIAEAIGKALGVKVELRATNPANRIPLLSSQKVDLIAANFTITDERAKQVNFSIPYFATGQKFIARKGVLKTPDDIKTLRIGADKGTVQEITLREHYPTAKVISYDDTPLAFVALRNNNVQAITQDDAKLVGLLANVPDAQKAEFEISPFSITKEYQGVGIPKGEERLTAKINDTLINLEKQGEAKTIYDRWFGPSTKSSQPRGDFTFAPLDQQPKS; this comes from the coding sequence ATGAAAAAGCAGATTTTGACAGTGGCTTTGTTGGCCGGGTTGGCTTCCGTTTCTGGTGCTGCACAGGCAGATAAACTGGATGATATTCAGAAGGCGGGTGTGGTAAAAATTGCCGTCTTCGACAGTAATCCGCCATTTGGCTATGTCGATCCGCAGAGCAAAAAGCTGGTGGGTTATGACGTGGATATCGCCGAGGCGATTGGTAAGGCGCTGGGTGTGAAGGTTGAACTGCGTGCGACCAATCCTGCTAACCGTATTCCGCTGTTAAGCTCTCAGAAGGTTGATCTGATTGCCGCGAACTTCACCATTACCGATGAGCGCGCCAAGCAGGTTAACTTTAGTATTCCCTACTTCGCGACCGGACAAAAATTCATCGCCCGTAAAGGCGTGTTGAAAACGCCGGACGACATCAAAACGCTGCGCATCGGTGCGGATAAAGGCACTGTGCAGGAAATTACCCTGCGTGAACATTACCCGACCGCCAAAGTGATTTCCTACGACGATACGCCGCTGGCCTTTGTCGCGTTGCGTAACAACAATGTTCAGGCCATCACGCAGGATGATGCCAAACTGGTCGGCCTGTTGGCTAACGTGCCTGATGCACAGAAGGCCGAATTCGAAATTTCTCCGTTCAGCATTACCAAAGAATATCAGGGTGTGGGAATTCCGAAGGGTGAAGAACGCCTGACGGCGAAAATTAACGACACGCTGATTAACCTGGAAAAACAGGGTGAAGCGAAGACCATTTACGATCGCTGGTTCGGGCCGAGTACCAAATCATCTCAACCGCGCGGTGACTTCACCTTTGCCCCGCTGGATCAGCAGCCTAAATCCTGA
- a CDS encoding benzoate/H(+) symporter BenE family transporter — translation MPASFALKDVTFSTFVAGFVAVLVGYTSSAAIIFQAAEAAGASAVQIGGWLSMLGIAQGLASISLSLYYRAPILAAWSTPGAALLVTSLPGTSLNEAIGVFLFASALIFICGITGLFARLMNVIPQAISAAMLAGILLRFGADAFLSLQQDFWLAFAMCVTYLCSRRWVPRFAIVLTLLAGLLLALWRGQIAVSDSPLVFTVPEFITPHFSWASLLGVGIPFFIVTMASQNAPGVATLKAAGYQIPVSPLITITALIALILTPFGGFSVCIAAITAAICMGSDVHPDPKKRYLAAVAAGGFYLLAGVFGGSIGQLFTALPQPLIHAIAGLALLSTISGSLYRALLDEKQRDAAVVTFLITASGLTLWGIGAAFWGLIGGMMTWFILSAYADKAR, via the coding sequence ATGCCTGCGTCATTTGCGCTAAAAGATGTCACGTTTTCGACCTTTGTCGCCGGTTTTGTTGCGGTGCTGGTGGGTTACACCAGCTCGGCCGCCATTATTTTTCAGGCGGCAGAAGCGGCAGGTGCCAGTGCGGTACAAATTGGCGGCTGGTTAAGCATGTTGGGCATTGCCCAGGGGCTGGCATCCATTAGCCTATCGCTGTATTACCGTGCGCCAATACTGGCGGCGTGGTCAACGCCGGGGGCGGCGCTATTGGTCACCAGCCTGCCGGGCACATCGCTCAATGAGGCGATCGGCGTGTTCCTGTTTGCCTCTGCGCTTATCTTCATCTGCGGGATTACGGGTCTGTTTGCCCGCCTGATGAATGTGATTCCGCAGGCTATTTCTGCCGCGATGCTGGCGGGGATTTTGCTGCGCTTTGGTGCGGATGCCTTTCTTTCCCTGCAACAGGATTTCTGGCTCGCTTTTGCGATGTGCGTGACGTATTTGTGCAGCCGTCGATGGGTCCCTCGCTTTGCCATTGTGTTAACGCTGCTTGCTGGCCTGTTGCTGGCGCTATGGCGTGGGCAAATTGCGGTTTCTGATTCGCCGCTGGTATTTACCGTGCCGGAATTCATTACGCCACATTTTTCGTGGGCGTCTCTGCTGGGCGTCGGCATTCCGTTTTTCATCGTCACCATGGCGTCGCAGAACGCACCGGGCGTTGCCACGCTGAAAGCCGCGGGCTATCAGATTCCCGTATCGCCGCTGATTACTATTACGGCATTAATCGCGTTGATATTGACGCCGTTCGGCGGCTTTTCCGTGTGTATTGCCGCGATTACTGCCGCGATCTGTATGGGATCGGATGTGCATCCCGATCCAAAAAAACGCTATCTTGCCGCTGTCGCGGCAGGCGGATTTTATCTACTGGCGGGCGTTTTCGGTGGATCGATCGGGCAGCTTTTTACCGCGCTGCCGCAGCCGCTGATTCATGCTATTGCTGGTTTAGCGTTGCTCAGCACGATTTCGGGCAGCCTGTACCGCGCCTTGCTGGATGAAAAACAGCGCGATGCGGCGGTCGTTACTTTCCTGATCACCGCCTCTGGATTAACGCTGTGGGGAATCGGTGCGGCATTTTGGGGGCTGATCGGGGGGATGATGACCTGGTTTATTCTGTCAGCATACGCTGACAAGGCTCGCTGA
- a CDS encoding helix-turn-helix domain-containing protein, whose amino-acid sequence MSDKLTCRIGDTLKVLRQEKGWSLTRAAEETGVSKAMLGQIERGESSPTVATLWKIATGLNVAFSTFIEPMLTGEDVTYRSGAGSTFRGNEAGMHVVPLFPYDEKLRFDMLVIELAAGASSTSSPHENGVIEHIIVLEGQLEITVDDQTHLLSTGDALRFAADREHHYHNPTDTTVRFHDLIHYP is encoded by the coding sequence ATGTCTGATAAGTTAACTTGCCGTATTGGCGATACATTGAAAGTGCTAAGGCAGGAGAAAGGCTGGAGCCTCACGCGAGCAGCGGAAGAAACGGGAGTCAGTAAAGCGATGCTCGGCCAGATCGAACGTGGTGAATCCAGCCCGACGGTCGCGACCCTATGGAAAATTGCGACCGGTCTGAATGTCGCGTTTTCCACCTTTATTGAACCGATGCTCACGGGTGAAGACGTGACGTATCGCTCAGGGGCGGGTTCAACGTTCAGGGGAAATGAGGCGGGAATGCACGTTGTGCCACTCTTTCCCTACGACGAAAAATTGCGTTTCGATATGCTGGTTATTGAACTAGCTGCCGGCGCCAGCAGCACGTCATCGCCACATGAAAACGGGGTGATCGAGCATATTATTGTGTTGGAAGGCCAGTTGGAGATTACCGTTGATGACCAGACGCACTTATTGTCCACCGGTGACGCCCTGCGATTTGCCGCCGACAGAGAGCACCACTATCACAACCCTACCGATACCACGGTGCGCTTCCACGATCTGATTCACTATCCTTAA